The Methylomarinum vadi genome has a window encoding:
- a CDS encoding IS91 family transposase, with translation MILLSAIIQTFEAEFLVAYQGRLSPSQRQALAAMKHCRTSQGPVMLAQCDDCDRQRLVPHSCGHRSCPHCQSHESQQWLERQLQKQVPAEYFLLTFTLPKELRPLAWQQQRTLYDLLIRCSWDTVNTFTRNDQQLQGNAGAIAVLHTHSRRLDYHPHVHLVMPAAAIDPDKRLWRTKQGKKGRKGYLFNHKAVAKVFRAKLLEAISQAGLTLPDYYPQQWVVDVKSVGRGDKALVYLGRYLYKGVIQEKDIIACRDGQVTFRYQDSKTKKWQTRTLPGVKFLWLMLRHVLPKGFRRTRNFGFLHPNSKRLIRLLQVLLGVNPNRAIAWLRPRPKLQCPCCGGTLQIIKTRILGSSAVMALNSTKA, from the coding sequence ATGATCTTGCTTTCCGCCATCATCCAAACCTTCGAAGCCGAGTTTCTGGTCGCTTACCAGGGTCGCTTGTCACCCAGTCAGCGTCAGGCGCTGGCCGCGATGAAACACTGCCGCACGTCGCAAGGCCCTGTGATGTTGGCGCAATGCGATGATTGCGATCGGCAACGCTTGGTGCCGCATTCCTGCGGCCATCGCAGCTGCCCGCATTGCCAGTCGCACGAATCGCAACAATGGCTGGAAAGGCAGTTGCAGAAGCAGGTGCCGGCCGAATATTTTTTGCTGACGTTTACTTTGCCCAAAGAACTCAGGCCGTTGGCCTGGCAACAGCAACGTACGTTGTATGATCTGCTGATCCGCTGTAGTTGGGATACCGTCAACACCTTCACCCGCAACGATCAACAGCTTCAGGGCAATGCCGGTGCTATTGCTGTGTTGCATACCCATTCCCGCCGATTGGATTACCATCCGCATGTACACTTGGTGATGCCGGCGGCCGCCATCGATCCTGATAAACGACTGTGGCGCACCAAACAGGGTAAAAAGGGCCGGAAAGGCTATTTGTTCAATCACAAGGCAGTGGCCAAAGTGTTTCGGGCCAAATTGCTTGAAGCGATCTCGCAGGCCGGTTTGACATTGCCTGACTACTATCCGCAACAATGGGTCGTTGACGTCAAGTCGGTCGGACGCGGCGATAAAGCCTTGGTTTATCTGGGACGTTATCTCTATAAGGGCGTTATCCAGGAAAAGGACATTATTGCCTGCCGAGATGGCCAAGTAACCTTCCGTTACCAGGACAGCAAAACCAAAAAGTGGCAGACTCGAACACTACCCGGCGTGAAGTTTCTGTGGCTGATGCTCCGCCATGTTCTGCCCAAAGGCTTTAGGCGGACTCGCAACTTCGGCTTTTTGCACCCCAACAGCAAACGGCTGATTCGTCTGCTGCAAGTCTTGCTCGGCGTCAATCCCAATCGTGCTATCGCTTGGCTCAGGCCCCGCCCGAAACTCCAATGCCCATGTTGTGGTGGAACCCTGCAGATTATCAAAACGCGCATTCTCGGTTCTTCGGCTGTCATGGCATTGAATTCGACCAAAGCGTAG
- a CDS encoding OmpA/MotB family protein: MPRPSFSRLESSQSIDELLSLSDRRHPPNWLLTYIDVFVLVVMLVVTLVALSSFEPVPSQARDALATVTAPAPPEAAASAKAERETTPEQAPVEPAAPESETAAPETEDSTAEIEPVAPIPVEPAENAAIEVAPSVVEPVEEPAVTEERALPSQEVTESVEQMQPTEPPPEQASQQQLQQQLEQLGLNNSINMTVTQGYAQLEIQDNILYQSSEAALTESGRAVLSKLTPLLKQAKGLIYIEGHTDNRPIKTAQFPSNWELGAARATSVLHFLASQQIDAARMRAVTYADTKPVADNASEQGRQKNRRVNIVIKVSDEDENE, from the coding sequence ATGCCCCGGCCATCCTTTTCCCGCCTCGAATCATCGCAGAGCATCGACGAATTGCTTAGCCTGAGCGACAGACGCCATCCACCGAATTGGTTGCTGACCTATATCGATGTCTTCGTCTTGGTCGTGATGCTGGTGGTCACGCTGGTTGCCCTGAGCAGTTTCGAGCCGGTCCCGAGTCAGGCACGCGACGCCCTTGCGACCGTGACTGCCCCCGCCCCTCCCGAGGCGGCCGCCTCCGCAAAGGCCGAAAGGGAAACAACGCCCGAGCAAGCGCCAGTCGAACCAGCCGCGCCCGAGTCCGAAACGGCTGCGCCGGAAACCGAAGATTCCACCGCCGAAATCGAACCCGTTGCACCGATTCCCGTCGAGCCGGCAGAAAACGCAGCCATAGAGGTAGCGCCATCCGTTGTCGAACCGGTAGAAGAACCCGCAGTCACCGAGGAACGGGCGCTACCGAGTCAGGAAGTAACGGAATCCGTCGAACAAATGCAACCGACAGAGCCCCCGCCTGAACAAGCAAGCCAACAGCAATTGCAACAACAGCTGGAACAGTTAGGGCTGAACAACAGCATCAACATGACCGTCACTCAGGGTTACGCCCAACTGGAAATACAAGACAATATTCTCTACCAATCATCGGAAGCAGCCCTGACCGAATCGGGCCGCGCCGTCTTGAGCAAATTGACTCCGCTGCTGAAACAAGCTAAGGGATTGATTTATATAGAGGGGCATACCGATAACCGTCCGATAAAGACGGCCCAATTTCCCTCCAATTGGGAACTGGGGGCGGCCAGGGCCACCAGCGTGCTGCATTTTCTGGCCTCGCAGCAAATCGACGCCGCGCGCATGCGAGCGGTCACCTATGCCGATACCAAACCGGTGGCCGACAACGCCAGCGAACAAGGCCGGCAAAAAAACCGCCGCGTCAATATCGTGATCAAGGTATCCGACGAGGACGAGAACGAATAG
- a CDS encoding motility protein A codes for MKNRNWLFASLNQQPALNYSTVLGLLLSLALLFFIIYFAANDPDTFINWPGLTIVLVGTIAAALLSYPLHDVKRAIKSIKLVFLYESLNPQREADEIAAVARMWFNRDTIAIENVIDSINNPYLKTSFQLIVDNTPLDDILALLKWRISRLRAKERAESSIFHSMAAFAPAFGMLGTLVGLINMLQIIEIKDISSLTANMAIALTTTFYGLMLANLVFNPIAIKLERRTEQRIMIMSMIMEGITLIAERRAPSFVRETLSSFIAHYDDELKENTKR; via the coding sequence ATGAAAAATCGTAACTGGCTGTTTGCCTCCTTGAACCAACAACCGGCGCTAAATTATTCGACGGTACTGGGCTTATTGTTAAGCCTGGCCCTACTCTTTTTCATTATTTACTTTGCCGCCAATGACCCCGACACCTTCATCAACTGGCCAGGTCTAACGATTGTCCTTGTTGGAACCATCGCCGCCGCCTTGCTCAGCTATCCGCTACACGATGTCAAACGCGCCATCAAATCGATCAAGCTGGTATTTTTATACGAAAGCCTGAATCCGCAACGGGAAGCCGATGAAATCGCCGCCGTCGCCAGGATGTGGTTCAACCGCGACACCATCGCGATAGAGAATGTCATCGATTCCATCAACAATCCTTACTTAAAAACCAGTTTCCAATTAATCGTCGACAACACTCCGCTCGACGATATCCTGGCCTTGTTGAAATGGCGCATTTCGCGCCTGCGCGCCAAGGAAAGAGCAGAATCCAGCATTTTCCACAGCATGGCCGCCTTTGCCCCCGCCTTCGGCATGCTGGGAACCTTGGTCGGCCTGATCAACATGTTGCAAATCATCGAAATCAAGGACATCAGTTCACTCACCGCCAACATGGCGATTGCCCTGACCACGACCTTTTACGGTTTGATGCTAGCCAACCTGGTATTCAACCCCATCGCCATCAAACTGGAACGCCGAACGGAACAGCGCATCATGATCATGAGTATGATCATGGAAGGCATTACCTTGATCGCCGAACGCCGCGCCCCGTCTTTCGTTCGTGAAACCCTCAGTTCCTTCATCGCCCATTATGACGATGAATTGAAGGAAAATACCAAAAGATAA
- a CDS encoding response regulator, whose protein sequence is MIKVLLVDDHELVRTGVEALLNQEEDISVVAVCGTGEEAVEAVEKHLPDIVMMDIQMPGIGGVEACRRILQRHPEARVVALSVCNDGPVPQRLLKMGAKGFISKGSPVSEMVNAIHVVMSGKRYLCSEVANNLAFQGLEEQEPSPFAKLSQRESQVVNLILQGKSIQEMSDILVISDKTVNTYRYRLYDKLKVKNDVELTRLAVKFNLLESV, encoded by the coding sequence ATGATTAAAGTTTTGCTTGTTGATGATCACGAATTAGTTAGGACTGGAGTTGAGGCATTACTCAATCAGGAGGAAGATATTTCGGTGGTTGCGGTATGCGGTACCGGCGAAGAGGCTGTGGAAGCCGTTGAAAAACATTTGCCGGATATTGTCATGATGGATATCCAGATGCCGGGTATCGGCGGCGTGGAGGCTTGCCGAAGGATATTGCAGCGCCACCCCGAAGCCAGGGTCGTGGCGTTATCGGTATGTAATGACGGGCCGGTTCCGCAACGGTTATTGAAAATGGGGGCGAAGGGATTTATTTCCAAAGGCTCGCCGGTCAGCGAAATGGTCAACGCCATTCATGTCGTCATGTCCGGCAAACGCTATTTGTGCTCGGAAGTGGCGAACAACCTTGCCTTCCAGGGCTTGGAGGAGCAAGAGCCGTCACCTTTCGCCAAATTGTCGCAAAGGGAGTCTCAAGTCGTTAACTTGATTTTGCAAGGGAAAAGCATTCAGGAAATGTCGGATATTCTCGTGATCAGCGATAAAACGGTCAATACCTATCGCTACCGCCTGTATGACAAGTTGAAAGTCAAGAATGATGTCGAGTTGACGCGCTTGGCGGTCAAATTCAATTTGCTGGAATCGGTTTGA
- a CDS encoding NAD(P)-dependent methylenetetrahydromethanopterin dehydrogenase, translating to MEKRSILHMLDPMPNNSPFDVNMALDAGFDVLMPYSNVKLESVPGLTQDAIFSRGPAGVKKTALFIGGRDMGLAIDMLKSARQAMVPPFEISVFADPSGAFTTAAALVACVERELKQKHGKELKECKALVFGGTGPVGIATGVIASLAGAETTLVDHLSVETANDAAKEYNRRFKASLQGAVAGSDAEKAALIADADIIFCTAKAGIQVLNAGVLAQAKQLKVAGDVNAVPPLGIDGIKLKDFGAPLIHATQSKGAVGVGSLAVGDIKYRLQNVLLKSMLETDKPLYLDFRDAFSKAQTLV from the coding sequence ATGGAAAAACGCAGTATTCTCCACATGCTCGACCCGATGCCTAATAACAGTCCATTCGATGTGAATATGGCACTGGATGCCGGTTTCGACGTGTTGATGCCTTATTCCAATGTCAAGCTGGAAAGCGTGCCTGGCTTGACTCAAGACGCCATCTTTTCGCGCGGCCCCGCCGGCGTCAAGAAAACCGCATTATTCATCGGCGGCCGCGACATGGGGTTGGCCATCGATATGCTGAAATCGGCCCGGCAGGCCATGGTGCCTCCTTTTGAAATTTCCGTTTTTGCCGACCCCAGCGGCGCCTTTACCACGGCCGCCGCCCTCGTCGCGTGCGTGGAAAGGGAATTGAAACAAAAACACGGAAAGGAATTGAAGGAATGTAAGGCGCTGGTGTTCGGCGGCACTGGTCCGGTCGGCATCGCCACCGGCGTCATCGCATCGCTGGCCGGCGCCGAGACTACATTAGTGGACCATTTGTCGGTCGAGACCGCTAATGACGCCGCCAAGGAATACAATCGCCGTTTCAAGGCCTCGTTACAAGGCGCTGTCGCCGGATCCGATGCTGAAAAAGCGGCGTTGATCGCCGATGCCGACATCATTTTCTGCACCGCCAAGGCCGGCATTCAGGTTTTGAATGCCGGAGTGCTGGCGCAGGCCAAGCAACTGAAAGTGGCCGGCGATGTTAACGCCGTTCCGCCTTTGGGTATCGACGGAATCAAATTGAAGGACTTCGGCGCTCCATTGATTCATGCCACTCAATCGAAAGGAGCTGTCGGTGTGGGTTCTTTGGCCGTCGGCGACATCAAATACCGTCTGCAAAACGTCCTGTTGAAATCGATGTTGGAAACAGACAAACCATTATATCTCGATTTCCGCGACGCGTTCAGCAAAGCGCAAACATTGGTGTAA
- a CDS encoding NADP-dependent methylenetetrahydromethanopterin/methylenetetrahydrofolate dehydrogenase, which produces MEKPFILHMLTTAKNLSPFDVNMAMDAGWLHAVPYINVEPSEVRGLVQDAIFSRSPKGLIRTGIFIGGRETKQAMDMLKIAKNSMVPPFEVSVFADPSGAFTTAAGMVAAVEKELAEKFNTTLEGKNILALGGTGPVGQAAAVISAQAGANVRIIGRQLEKAERVAELCNEEFGDGKINITAGADADKAEYIKTADVVFATGAAGIELLSAELIASAPQLKVAADVNAVPPAGIAGVDAFDNGKAIAGSQSGAVGIGALAIGNIKYQAQSRLLKKMLESDKPLYLHFEHAFEVAREFIKETA; this is translated from the coding sequence ATGGAAAAACCATTCATTTTGCATATGCTGACAACAGCAAAAAACTTGAGCCCGTTCGATGTCAACATGGCGATGGACGCGGGCTGGCTGCATGCTGTCCCTTATATCAATGTCGAACCCAGTGAAGTTCGCGGCCTGGTTCAGGACGCCATCTTCTCCCGCAGCCCGAAAGGCTTGATCCGGACCGGTATTTTCATCGGCGGCCGTGAAACCAAGCAGGCCATGGACATGCTGAAGATCGCCAAGAATTCGATGGTTCCTCCTTTCGAAGTTTCCGTGTTTGCCGACCCCAGCGGTGCTTTTACAACAGCTGCCGGCATGGTCGCGGCTGTTGAAAAAGAACTAGCTGAAAAATTCAATACGACCCTGGAAGGCAAGAATATCCTGGCCCTGGGCGGCACCGGCCCGGTCGGACAAGCGGCCGCGGTCATATCGGCACAAGCCGGCGCCAATGTTCGCATCATCGGCCGTCAGTTGGAAAAAGCCGAAAGAGTCGCCGAACTGTGCAATGAAGAATTTGGCGATGGAAAAATCAATATTACCGCCGGCGCCGATGCCGATAAAGCGGAATACATCAAAACGGCCGATGTGGTATTCGCCACCGGTGCTGCTGGCATCGAGCTGTTGAGCGCGGAACTAATTGCTTCGGCTCCGCAATTGAAAGTAGCAGCCGACGTCAACGCAGTCCCGCCAGCTGGTATTGCGGGTGTCGACGCCTTCGACAACGGTAAAGCGATTGCCGGCTCCCAAAGCGGCGCTGTCGGAATTGGCGCCCTGGCTATCGGCAATATCAAATATCAGGCGCAAAGCCGCTTGCTGAAGAAAATGCTGGAATCCGACAAGCCATTATATCTGCATTTCGAACACGCATTTGAAGTCGCCCGTGAATTTATTAAAGAAACTGCTTAA
- a CDS encoding 5-formyltetrahydrofolate cyclo-ligase codes for MTLKQEQRRQGYAARRAQTDKKTASRIICRRFMQMPEYLNAETVMWYLHCRSEVRTLEALQAALESDKRCVIPYCTVDEQGNKRLGLWRLQNLNELEPGTWGILEPPRQRWLEPGKKVAAEQLDLIMVPGVAFDRRGGRLGNGAGYYDRLLAEVRPDTVLAGVCYESQLVDRVEMDRHDVAMNKVITELTIYRGDRG; via the coding sequence ATGACTCTGAAGCAGGAACAACGTCGTCAAGGTTATGCGGCCCGGCGGGCGCAAACCGATAAGAAGACGGCCAGTCGGATCATCTGTCGACGGTTTATGCAAATGCCGGAGTATCTTAACGCCGAGACCGTCATGTGGTATCTGCACTGCCGCTCGGAGGTGAGAACGCTGGAGGCTCTGCAAGCCGCGCTTGAATCGGACAAACGTTGCGTGATTCCGTATTGCACGGTTGACGAACAAGGGAATAAACGGCTCGGGTTATGGCGATTGCAAAATCTCAACGAACTGGAACCGGGAACCTGGGGAATCCTGGAGCCGCCAAGGCAAAGATGGTTGGAGCCGGGAAAAAAGGTGGCAGCTGAACAATTGGACCTAATCATGGTGCCGGGAGTGGCTTTCGATCGCCGCGGCGGTCGGCTCGGTAATGGCGCCGGTTATTATGACCGTCTACTGGCCGAAGTGCGGCCCGATACGGTTTTGGCGGGTGTGTGTTATGAGTCTCAATTAGTGGACAGGGTGGAAATGGATCGGCATGATGTGGCTATGAATAAAGTGATAACCGAACTAACAATCTATCGAGGCGACAGGGGGTGA
- a CDS encoding type III PLP-dependent enzyme domain-containing protein — MERQLFGEKIATTPAFVIDETDVRRRLQSLALLREESGCKVLYSMKALPLQSILELAIDVSDGISVSSLFEARLARECIADHGSVHLTTPGLRKDEFPELSELCSHVSFNSTSQWRAMAGLGEVFSPGLRLNPKVPFVYDQRYDPCRLHSKLGVDIDTLDSVDGIEQLEGLHFHTVFSCPDFTPMSRTVEIIRHRLLNKMRNLKWLNLGGGYLFSQIEQRGAFVELVQGLRRDYAIDVYVEPGNDVVKQAGYLVSTVVDRFDSGGKTVAILDTSVNHNPEVFEYQYQPELLRQPCGDVPVILAGSTCLAGDLFGEYGFASKPEVGDRIVFKHCGAYSLIKAHRFNGYNLPDIYNWDGKNFQRLKHYDYQDYRRQWLVDG; from the coding sequence ATGGAACGGCAATTATTTGGTGAAAAAATTGCGACGACGCCGGCCTTCGTCATCGACGAAACCGATGTCCGCCGGCGCTTGCAGTCGTTGGCGCTGCTGCGCGAGGAAAGCGGTTGCAAGGTTTTGTATTCGATGAAGGCGCTGCCTTTGCAATCGATACTCGAGCTGGCAATCGATGTCAGCGACGGCATATCCGTCAGTTCGCTGTTCGAGGCAAGGTTGGCGCGTGAGTGTATCGCAGACCATGGCAGCGTGCATTTGACGACGCCAGGACTCAGAAAGGATGAATTCCCCGAATTGAGCGAATTGTGCTCGCATGTCAGTTTCAATTCAACCAGTCAATGGCGGGCCATGGCGGGATTGGGCGAGGTTTTTTCGCCGGGATTGCGCCTTAATCCGAAAGTACCGTTCGTCTACGATCAACGTTACGATCCTTGCCGATTGCACTCGAAACTGGGGGTCGATATCGATACCTTGGACAGTGTGGATGGCATCGAGCAGTTGGAAGGATTGCATTTTCATACCGTGTTTTCCTGCCCAGATTTCACGCCCATGTCGCGAACGGTCGAAATCATCCGCCATCGATTGTTAAACAAGATGAGGAACTTGAAATGGTTGAATCTGGGGGGCGGTTATCTGTTCAGCCAAATTGAACAACGCGGAGCATTTGTCGAGCTAGTGCAGGGCTTACGTCGAGATTACGCGATCGATGTCTATGTCGAACCGGGCAATGACGTGGTCAAACAGGCCGGTTATCTGGTGAGCACCGTCGTCGATCGTTTCGACAGCGGCGGAAAAACGGTGGCGATCCTCGATACGTCGGTCAATCACAACCCGGAGGTTTTCGAATATCAATATCAGCCAGAATTGTTGCGGCAACCTTGCGGCGATGTTCCTGTGATATTGGCCGGGTCGACCTGCTTGGCGGGCGATTTGTTCGGCGAATACGGATTCGCTAGCAAGCCCGAGGTCGGCGACCGCATCGTCTTCAAGCACTGCGGCGCCTATAGTTTGATCAAGGCCCATCGTTTCAACGGCTATAATCTGCCTGATATTTACAACTGGGACGGGAAAAACTTCCAGCGATTGAAACACTATGATTATCAAGATTATCGCCGGCAATGGCTGGTTGACGGGTAA